The genome window AAGTTAGAACGACAGAAAATAGCAATTATTGGGTTGGGAGGCACTGGAGCTTATATTTTGGATATGGTGGCTAAAAACCCAGTAAAAGAAATCCACCTTTACGACGGCGATAGTTTTGACCAACATAACGCCTTTCGTTCTCCTGGTGCAGCATCAATAAATGATCTGATTGAAAATCCGAAAAAGGTAGCCTATTTTCAAAAACTATATTTAAACATGCACAAGTATATCCATGTCCATGACTACTATGTGAAGAAAGAAAACTTACAAGAGTTGAATCAAATGGATTATGTATTTGTATGTGTTGACAGGAATGCCGCAAGGAAAATGATAACGGATTATTTAGTGAGTGCAGGAGTTGCTTTTTCCGATGTAGGTTTAGGGATTAATGTTGTTGAAGGCAAGCTTACAGGCGCTGTAAGGGTTACTTCCGCGACTCGTGACAAAAACGACCATCTACCTCTCCGTATTTTTTCGGACGATTCTGATAATAATGAATACGCCACCAATATTCAGATTGCTGAATTGAATGCATTGAATGCTATTTTTGCTATTATAAAATGGAAGAAGATATCCGGAATTTATGTTGATTTGGAAAATGAGTATCATTGCTCATATTCTATTGGAGTATCTAAAATTTTTAATGAAGATGCTACAGCATAAATTCGTTGAGTTCATTCCTGAGAAGGTTGAAAAAGGTGTTTTGTACATCTCAATCGAATACTGTACTGCAATACATAAATGTGTATGTGGATGCGGTAACGAAGTGGTTACTCCATTATCTCCGACAGATTGGAAATTGACTTTTAATGGTAAAGAAGTTACGCTCTATCCTTCTATAGGTAATTGGAATTTTGAATGTCAGTCCCATTACTGGATAAGGAACAATAAAATTGAGTTTGCTAGTCGTTGGACAGAAAGGGAAATTCTTTTGGGTAGAGAAAATAATCTGGAACGTAAGTTAGATTATTTTGAAGTTCCAAATATTCCAAAAGAAGAACTGGTCATACAGAAAAGTTTAAAAACTACTATTTGGCAGAAGTTGTCCAAACTTTTCTTATTGTAGAATTTTGATTTTTATCTCTATAAAGCCGGAGGTAATCCTTCGGCTTTATTTTTATATTGTCTGTAAGATTATTTTTTTGCAATAATCTCGCAAAGCGTCCCAAATTTCATAATCTCCTCATAACTATCTGTTGAATGCAGAAACGCAGGATTTTTTTGGTCAGATTTATTAATGATATCAATAAAAAACTTCAAGTTTTCTAATTGTAAAGACGAGAAGGAGTCGATATCTGCCTTAATCTCTTCGATGGAGTGTATGTTCCTGTAATGAGTGTATTTACCAATGAAGCCAATAAAAATATCAGACAGTTGTGTTAATTGGTTATCTTGAGAATCTACGAAAGAGTAGTTTTTAAACTCAACCCCGTTGTCCAGAATTCGATACTGATCCAATGCTTCACGTATGGAGTCCTCATTGTCGAATATATGGGTCGAGTTCTTAAAAGTGTAGGTGGGTCTTAGATAAAAATGTGTCAGATCTGCTAATAGAACGTGATCTTCTTCATCCATTACAAAAGCTAATGCACCTTTCTTTTTAGATTCCCTTAATATCTGCCGTAAAGATTCCAGTCCAAAATGAAATTCTGGTGTCGGAAGATAATCTTCAAAAAGATTACTTAATTGCTCTATGAAATCGCCAATTTTTTCAGGCTTAATGTTAGGATAATCAAAAGCATAAAAAAGTTTGATAACGGCCTCTATTTCAAGCCGACAGAGTTTGTAGAGGTCATTTTTCAATTGGCTGGTAAATTGAGAGCCTAATCGCATAGCTACCTCGGAGTTCATGATAGCAGAATCCACAATGTCGACGACTGACCAATAGAGAATATTAAGGCTTGAGTAATGTACATAAAGATCGCTATCCTTTAAAAAGCGAAAGAACAGGTTTAATTTTTGCGATTTAAGACAATCAAGAAAATCTCCGAATGCGATATGTTTGAATTTAACTTCTTTGGCAGTTTTCTGCAATTTAAAGCTATCAATCAATGACTGTACGTCCGGCACGATTCCATGATGTAGAAGTCCTCCCAAAACAAAATTTGCGGTAAATGTAAAATTGAAATCATTTTCTCTTACATAGAATGTTTTGATATTATTGGTTTCATCATAGTAGAATATGTAAGGTGTTGTAAAATCTACTCGCGGATTCAGTATTTGGGCAAATTGGTTAGCTACTTCTATTTCTGCTATTTCAAAGTCTATCATACTAGCTAACTTATTAAATTAATTAAAAGGCTAAGTTATCAAAATGACTTTATAAATGCCACCCATAGCCAATTAATTCCTTTCACTGCCACTTTGTTATAACACCTCCTTTTCCATTAGATATTTGTCTGGATAATCTGCATCGAGCAGGCTAAACATAACAATTTAAAATGTTAAAATCATGGAAAAAGAAAGAAAAAAAATCCTGCTGGCAACAATGGCATTGCTGACAGGAATGGGTGCGATGGCACAGGGAGACGGTTCAGCTGGTATTACCGAAGCCACTCAAATGG of Flavobacterium marginilacus contains these proteins:
- a CDS encoding DUF6527 family protein, producing MLQHKFVEFIPEKVEKGVLYISIEYCTAIHKCVCGCGNEVVTPLSPTDWKLTFNGKEVTLYPSIGNWNFECQSHYWIRNNKIEFASRWTEREILLGRENNLERKLDYFEVPNIPKEELVIQKSLKTTIWQKLSKLFLL
- a CDS encoding DUF3800 domain-containing protein; this translates as MIDFEIAEIEVANQFAQILNPRVDFTTPYIFYYDETNNIKTFYVRENDFNFTFTANFVLGGLLHHGIVPDVQSLIDSFKLQKTAKEVKFKHIAFGDFLDCLKSQKLNLFFRFLKDSDLYVHYSSLNILYWSVVDIVDSAIMNSEVAMRLGSQFTSQLKNDLYKLCRLEIEAVIKLFYAFDYPNIKPEKIGDFIEQLSNLFEDYLPTPEFHFGLESLRQILRESKKKGALAFVMDEEDHVLLADLTHFYLRPTYTFKNSTHIFDNEDSIREALDQYRILDNGVEFKNYSFVDSQDNQLTQLSDIFIGFIGKYTHYRNIHSIEEIKADIDSFSSLQLENLKFFIDIINKSDQKNPAFLHSTDSYEEIMKFGTLCEIIAKK
- a CDS encoding ThiF family adenylyltransferase, which translates into the protein MSQQLINHSPDLKRLRDEGYEIEVIGGYLLIHHIPFVDLNRQIQYGVLVSTLMLCNNHRTGMPDNHVIHFIGENPCEIDGTVITAIQHSNTTSVLNHLITVNRSFSNKPVAGYPNYYEKVKRYADIISAPAKYMNPLVTEKTFKVIADSCNETVFQYIDTNSSRANIESINAKLERQKIAIIGLGGTGAYILDMVAKNPVKEIHLYDGDSFDQHNAFRSPGAASINDLIENPKKVAYFQKLYLNMHKYIHVHDYYVKKENLQELNQMDYVFVCVDRNAARKMITDYLVSAGVAFSDVGLGINVVEGKLTGAVRVTSATRDKNDHLPLRIFSDDSDNNEYATNIQIAELNALNAIFAIIKWKKISGIYVDLENEYHCSYSIGVSKIFNEDATA